CCGCAGGATGTGCCTTCACGAAAACCCTTGACCGGGCGCTGGTCTACTGCATGAAGACGGGCGGAAAAAGGTTAAGGCCCCTGCTTTTTATGGATGTTGTAAAAGCGGTAAAAAAGGATATTCCGCCGGAGATGAAGAAAAAAGTCCTTGATTTCGCCTGCGGCATTGAGTTCATCCATGCCTATTCGCTCGTTCACGACGATATAATGGACGGCGATGATATGCGCAGGGGTAAAGAAACGGTGTGCAAAAAATTCGGTTCCTCAACCGCTATCCTCGCCGGTGACGCGCTCCTGACAAGAGGCCTGGAAATACTTTACGGTTCTTTCCCCGGGGCCGCGGCCATGGTAAACGCCGGCGTGGGTTCGCCCGGTATGATAGCGGGCCAGGCCGCCGATATGGCGCAGGAGGGGAAAAAGTCCCGCTCGGAAAAAGCACTGTGGTACATTCACCTGAACAAGACGGCGGCTTTTTTCGCGGCTGTGTGTGGCGCCGGAGCCGCGGCGGCAGGAGCCCCCGAAAAGGACGCGCGCAGTTTCGCGTCTTTCGGCCGGCGCCTCGGCATGGCTTTCCAGGTGCGGGATGACATGCTCGACAGGGTGGGCGACATGAAAAAATATAAAAAATCCCGGAACGACGAAAAAAATGATAAGCTGACGGTGCTGAAATTTTACACGCTTGCCAAAGCCATGCGGATGGTCAACGAGATAAGCGCCGAGGCGGAAGGTTTTCTCGAAAAACTTCCCTATGACACATCGGCTCTTTTAGAACTGTCCGGCGCGCTGAGGGAAAGGGAGTTCTGAATATGGCGATCCTTGATATGATAAATTCCCCGCGCGAGCTGCGGCTCATACGCAGGGATCTTCTGCCGGGGCTCATGGAGGAGATACGGGAGAAAATAATAGACACCTGCTCTAAAACAGGCGGTCACATCGGCGGAAGCCTGGGCGCGGTGGAACTTATCACGGCGCTCCATTATGTCTTTGACTGCCCGAAGGATAAAATAATATTTGATGTGGGCCACCAGGCCTACGCGCACAAGATACTGACGGGCCGCGCCTCGCGTTTTGAGACGAACCGCCAGTTCGGCGGGATATCGGGTTTTCCGAAAATGACGGAGAGCGTCTTCGACGCT
This genomic stretch from Candidatus Omnitrophota bacterium harbors:
- a CDS encoding polyprenyl synthetase family protein — its product is MKKSSEKAALEKKLLSLLPAGCAFTKTLDRALVYCMKTGGKRLRPLLFMDVVKAVKKDIPPEMKKKVLDFACGIEFIHAYSLVHDDIMDGDDMRRGKETVCKKFGSSTAILAGDALLTRGLEILYGSFPGAAAMVNAGVGSPGMIAGQAADMAQEGKKSRSEKALWYIHLNKTAAFFAAVCGAGAAAAGAPEKDARSFASFGRRLGMAFQVRDDMLDRVGDMKKYKKSRNDEKNDKLTVLKFYTLAKAMRMVNEISAEAEGFLEKLPYDTSALLELSGALREREF